The following coding sequences lie in one Stegostoma tigrinum isolate sSteTig4 chromosome 31, sSteTig4.hap1, whole genome shotgun sequence genomic window:
- the LOC125466403 gene encoding glucose-6-phosphatase catalytic subunit 1-like isoform X2 codes for MDAGMDLLHSSGVELVRYLQMNYRDSQSWFTFISLAADLRNTFFVFFPIWFHLCEAVGIKLIWVAVIGDWLNLIFKWILFGQRPYWWVHETSYYGNSSVPVLEQYPITCETGPGSPSGHAMGSAGVWYVMVTAFLTSILQNKQHRIQNWCLRALLWGVFWLIQVNVCASRVFVAAHFPHQVFLGVISALYTALADRWKCEPRQQRMDAGMDLLHTSGIELVQYLQVNYRDSQSWFTFISLAADLRNTFFVFFPIWFHLCEAVGVKLIWVAVIGDWLNLVFKWILFGQRPYWWVHEMSYYSNSSFPVLQQYPITCETGPGSPSGHAMGSAGVWYVMVTAFLARTLQNKQHCVQNWCLRSVLWMVFWVIQFCVCVSRVFVAAHFPHQVCLGVISGLIVAEMFGRIDTIYNVKFKQYLKITLSLFSFALGFYLLLKVLGVDLLWSVEKAQRWCARPEWVHIDSTPFAGLVRNMGALFGLGLALNSPIYVESCKGKRSQQFSFRLSCIVASLLILHLFDSVKPPTQTEFLFYFLSFCKSVAVPMVAVVFVPYCVSQIVNREEKKKLL; via the exons ATGGACGCTGGAATGGACCTGCTCCACAGCTCCGGGGTAGAACTGGTGAGGTATCTACAGATGAATTACAGGGACTCCCAGAGCTGGTTCACCTTTATCTCTTTGGCTGCTGACCTGAGAAACACTTTTTTCGTTTTCTTTCCTATCTGGTTCCATCTGTGCGAAGCAGTAGGCATCAAACTCATCTGGGTGGCAGTCATTGGAGACTGGCTCAACCTCATCTTCAAATG GATATTATTTGGACAGAGACCTTACTGGTGGGTTCATGAAACATCCTACTATGGTAATAGTTCTGTTCCAGTCTTGGAGCAATACCCAATCACCTGTGAAACAGGGCCAG GAAGCCCATCAGGTCACGCTATGGGATCAGCTGGGGTTTGGTATGTGATGGTGACAGCATTTCTGACCAGCATACTTCAGAATAAGCAGCATCGCATTCAGAACTG GTGTTTGCGTGCTTTATTATGGGGAGTCTTCTGGCTAATTCAGGTCAACGTATGTGCATCCAGAGTATTTGTGGCTGCTCATTTCCCACACCAAGTCTTCCTGGGAGTTATTTCAG CACTGTATACAGCTCTAGCTGACAGATGGAAGTGTGAGCCAAGACAACAG AGAATGGACGCTGGGATGGACCTGCTCCACACCTCCGGGATAGAGTTGGTGCAGTATCTACAGGTGAATTACAGAGACTCCCAGAGCTGGTTCACCTTTATCTCTTTGGCTGCTGACCTGAGAAACACTTTTTTCGTTTTCTTTCCTATCTGGTTCCATCTGTGTGAAGCGGTGGGTGTCAAACTCATCTGGGTGGCAGTCATTGGAGACTGGCTCAACCTCGTCTTCAAATG GATCTTATTTGGCCAGAGACCTTACTGGTGGGTTCATGAAATGTCCTACTACAGCAACTCATCTTTCCCTGTGTTACAACAATACCCTATCACCTGTGAAACAGGGCCAG GAAGCCCGTCAGGTCACGCCATGGGATCAGCTGGGGTTTGGTACGTGATGGTGACAGCATTTCTGGCCAGGACCCTTCAGAATAAGCAGCATTGCGTTCAGAACTG GTGTCTCCGCTCAGTGCTGTGGATGGTATTCTGGGTGATACagttctgtgtctgtgtgtccagAGTGTTTGTGGCTGCTCACTTTCCACATCAGGTCTGTCTGGGAGTCATTTCAG GATTGATTGTGGCTGAAATGTTTGGCCGGATTGATACAATCTACAATGTGAAGTTTAAGCAATATCTGAAGATCACTCTGTCCTTGTTCTCCTTCGCTCTGGGCTTCTATCTGCTGCTGAAAGTGCTGGGAGTGGATTTGCTGTGGTCAGTGGAGAAAGCCCAGAGATGGTGCGCCCGACCAGAGTGGGTCCACATCGACAGCACTCCCTTCGCTGGTCTGGTCAGGAACATGGGGGCCTTGTTCGGATTGGGATTAGCTCTCAACTCCCCCATTTACGTCGAAAGCTGTAAAGGGAAGAGGAGCCAGCAGTTCAGCTTCAGACTAAGTTGTATAGTGGCTTCATTGCTCATCCTGCACCTGTTTGACTCAGTGAAGCCCCCGACTCAGACGGAATTCCTGTTTTACtttctatctttctgtaagaGTGTCGCAGTACCTATGGTTGCTGTAGTGTTCGTTCCGTACTGTGTGTCACAAATTGTGAACCGAGAGGAGAAGAAAAAGCTTCTATAg
- the LOC125466403 gene encoding glucose-6-phosphatase catalytic subunit 1-like isoform X1: MDAGMDLLHSSGVELVRYLQMNYRDSQSWFTFISLAADLRNTFFVFFPIWFHLCEAVGIKLIWVAVIGDWLNLIFKWILFGQRPYWWVHETSYYGNSSVPVLEQYPITCETGPGSPSGHAMGSAGVWYVMVTAFLTSILQNKQHRIQNWCLRALLWGVFWLIQVNVCASRVFVAAHFPHQVFLGVISALYTALADRWKCEPRQQRMDAGMDLLHTSGIELVQYLQVNYRDSQSWFTFISLAADLRNTFFVFFPIWFHLCEAVGVKLIWVAVIGDWLNLVFKWILFGQRPYWWVHEMSYYSNSSFPVLQQYPITCETGPGIERSAHFQIIESVGLNKPKIGFLSVFLLTQTLSVSGSPSGHAMGSAGVWYVMVTAFLARTLQNKQHCVQNWCLRSVLWMVFWVIQFCVCVSRVFVAAHFPHQVCLGVISGLIVAEMFGRIDTIYNVKFKQYLKITLSLFSFALGFYLLLKVLGVDLLWSVEKAQRWCARPEWVHIDSTPFAGLVRNMGALFGLGLALNSPIYVESCKGKRSQQFSFRLSCIVASLLILHLFDSVKPPTQTEFLFYFLSFCKSVAVPMVAVVFVPYCVSQIVNREEKKKLL, from the exons ATGGACGCTGGAATGGACCTGCTCCACAGCTCCGGGGTAGAACTGGTGAGGTATCTACAGATGAATTACAGGGACTCCCAGAGCTGGTTCACCTTTATCTCTTTGGCTGCTGACCTGAGAAACACTTTTTTCGTTTTCTTTCCTATCTGGTTCCATCTGTGCGAAGCAGTAGGCATCAAACTCATCTGGGTGGCAGTCATTGGAGACTGGCTCAACCTCATCTTCAAATG GATATTATTTGGACAGAGACCTTACTGGTGGGTTCATGAAACATCCTACTATGGTAATAGTTCTGTTCCAGTCTTGGAGCAATACCCAATCACCTGTGAAACAGGGCCAG GAAGCCCATCAGGTCACGCTATGGGATCAGCTGGGGTTTGGTATGTGATGGTGACAGCATTTCTGACCAGCATACTTCAGAATAAGCAGCATCGCATTCAGAACTG GTGTTTGCGTGCTTTATTATGGGGAGTCTTCTGGCTAATTCAGGTCAACGTATGTGCATCCAGAGTATTTGTGGCTGCTCATTTCCCACACCAAGTCTTCCTGGGAGTTATTTCAG CACTGTATACAGCTCTAGCTGACAGATGGAAGTGTGAGCCAAGACAACAG AGAATGGACGCTGGGATGGACCTGCTCCACACCTCCGGGATAGAGTTGGTGCAGTATCTACAGGTGAATTACAGAGACTCCCAGAGCTGGTTCACCTTTATCTCTTTGGCTGCTGACCTGAGAAACACTTTTTTCGTTTTCTTTCCTATCTGGTTCCATCTGTGTGAAGCGGTGGGTGTCAAACTCATCTGGGTGGCAGTCATTGGAGACTGGCTCAACCTCGTCTTCAAATG GATCTTATTTGGCCAGAGACCTTACTGGTGGGTTCATGAAATGTCCTACTACAGCAACTCATCTTTCCCTGTGTTACAACAATACCCTATCACCTGTGAAACAGGGCCAGGTATTGAGAGATCAGCACACTTTCAAATTATAGAGAGTGTAGGTCTTAATAAACCAAAGATTGGATTTCTTTCGGTGTTTCTATTGACCCAAACTTTATCCGTTTCAGGAAGCCCGTCAGGTCACGCCATGGGATCAGCTGGGGTTTGGTACGTGATGGTGACAGCATTTCTGGCCAGGACCCTTCAGAATAAGCAGCATTGCGTTCAGAACTG GTGTCTCCGCTCAGTGCTGTGGATGGTATTCTGGGTGATACagttctgtgtctgtgtgtccagAGTGTTTGTGGCTGCTCACTTTCCACATCAGGTCTGTCTGGGAGTCATTTCAG GATTGATTGTGGCTGAAATGTTTGGCCGGATTGATACAATCTACAATGTGAAGTTTAAGCAATATCTGAAGATCACTCTGTCCTTGTTCTCCTTCGCTCTGGGCTTCTATCTGCTGCTGAAAGTGCTGGGAGTGGATTTGCTGTGGTCAGTGGAGAAAGCCCAGAGATGGTGCGCCCGACCAGAGTGGGTCCACATCGACAGCACTCCCTTCGCTGGTCTGGTCAGGAACATGGGGGCCTTGTTCGGATTGGGATTAGCTCTCAACTCCCCCATTTACGTCGAAAGCTGTAAAGGGAAGAGGAGCCAGCAGTTCAGCTTCAGACTAAGTTGTATAGTGGCTTCATTGCTCATCCTGCACCTGTTTGACTCAGTGAAGCCCCCGACTCAGACGGAATTCCTGTTTTACtttctatctttctgtaagaGTGTCGCAGTACCTATGGTTGCTGTAGTGTTCGTTCCGTACTGTGTGTCACAAATTGTGAACCGAGAGGAGAAGAAAAAGCTTCTATAg
- the LOC125466403 gene encoding glucose-6-phosphatase catalytic subunit 1-like isoform X3, protein MDAGMDLLHSSGVELVRYLQMNYRDSQSWFTFISLAADLRNTFFVFFPIWFHLCEAVGIKLIWVAVIGDWLNLIFKWILFGQRPYWWVHETSYYGNSSVPVLEQYPITCETGPGSPSGHAMGSAGVWYVMVTAFLTSILQNKQHRIQNWCLRALLWGVFWLIQVNVCASRVFVAAHFPHQVFLGVISGLIVAEVFGRIDTIYNASFKQYLKITLSLFSFALGFYLLLKVLGVDLLWSVEKAQRWCARPEWVHIDSTPFAGLVRNMGALFGLGLALNSPIYVESCKGKRSQQFSFRLSCIVASLLILHLFDSVKPPTQTEFLFYFLSFCKSAAVPLAAVAIIPFSASHVMSQQEKKML, encoded by the exons ATGGACGCTGGAATGGACCTGCTCCACAGCTCCGGGGTAGAACTGGTGAGGTATCTACAGATGAATTACAGGGACTCCCAGAGCTGGTTCACCTTTATCTCTTTGGCTGCTGACCTGAGAAACACTTTTTTCGTTTTCTTTCCTATCTGGTTCCATCTGTGCGAAGCAGTAGGCATCAAACTCATCTGGGTGGCAGTCATTGGAGACTGGCTCAACCTCATCTTCAAATG GATATTATTTGGACAGAGACCTTACTGGTGGGTTCATGAAACATCCTACTATGGTAATAGTTCTGTTCCAGTCTTGGAGCAATACCCAATCACCTGTGAAACAGGGCCAG GAAGCCCATCAGGTCACGCTATGGGATCAGCTGGGGTTTGGTATGTGATGGTGACAGCATTTCTGACCAGCATACTTCAGAATAAGCAGCATCGCATTCAGAACTG GTGTTTGCGTGCTTTATTATGGGGAGTCTTCTGGCTAATTCAGGTCAACGTATGTGCATCCAGAGTATTTGTGGCTGCTCATTTCCCACACCAAGTCTTCCTGGGAGTTATTTCAG GATTGATTGTGGCTGAAGTGTTTGGCCGGATTGATACAATCTACAATGCAAGTTTCAAGCAATATCTGAAGATCACTCTGTCCTTGTTCTCCTTTGCTCTGGGCTTCTATCTGCTGCTGAAAGTGCTGGGAGTGGATTTGCTGTGGTCAGTGGAGAAAGCCCAAAGATGGTGTGCCCGACCAGAGTGGGTCCACATCGACAGCACTCCCTTTGCTGGTCTGGTCAGGAACATGGGGGCCTTGTTCGGATTGGGATTAGCTCTCAACTCCCCCATTTACGTCGAAAGCTGTAAAGGGAAGAGGAGCCAGCAGTTCAGCTTCAGACTAAGTTGTATAGTGGCTTCATTGCTCATCCTGCACCTGTTTGACTCAGTGAAGCCCCCGACTCAGACAGAATTCCTGTTTTACtttctatctttctgtaagaGTGCTGCAGTACCTCTGGCTGCTGTGGCAATCATTCCATTCTCTGCATCACATGTCATGAGCCaacaagagaaaaaaatgctATAG
- the LOC125466114 gene encoding glucose-6-phosphatase catalytic subunit 1-like produces the protein MQRMDAGMDLLHSSGVELVQYLQMNYKDSQSWFTFISLAADLRNTLFIFFPIWFHLCEAVGVKLIWVAVIGDWLNLIFKWFLFGQRPYWWVHETEFYANSSLPVVQQFPITCETGPGSPSGHAMGSAGVWYVMVTALLTFGLQKKQPILQKWCLHVLLWTMFWMIQVCVCASRVFLAAHFPHQVFFGVISGLIVAEVFGRIDTIYNVKFKQYLKITLSLFSFALGFYLLLKVLGVDLLWSVEKAQRWCARPEWVHIDSTPFAGLVRNMGALFGLGLALNSPIYVESCKGKRSQQFSFRLSCIVASLLILHLFDSVKPPTQTEFLFYFLSFCKSAAVPLAAVVFVPYCVSQIVNREEKEKFL, from the exons ATGCAGAGAATGGACGCTGGGATGGACCTGCTCCACAGCTCCGGGGTAGAGCTGGTGCAATACCTACAGATGAATTACAAGGACTCCCAGAGCTGGTTCACCTTTATCTCTTTGGCCGCTGACCTGAGAAACACTCtcttcattttctttcccatCTGGTTTCATCTATGTGAAGCAGTGGGTGTCAAACTCATCTGGGTAGCAGTCATTGGAGACTGGCTCAACCTCATCTTCAAATG GTTCCTATTTGGACAAAGACCTTACTGGTGGGTCCATGAGACTGAGTTTTATGCTAATTCTTCTCTCCCTGTGGTGCAGCAATTTCCGATCACTTGTGAAACAGGACCAG GAAGTCCATCTGGTCATGCAATGGGTTCAGCTGGTGTCTGGTATGTAATGGTCACAGCACTACTGACCTTTGGATTACAAAAGAAGCAGCCCATCTTGCAAAAATG GTGTCTCCATGTGCTGCTATGGACCATGTTCTGGATGATTCAGGTCTGCGTCTGTGCATCCAGAGTGTTTCTGGCCGCTCACTTCCCACACCAGGTCTtttttggagttatttcag GATTGATTGTGGCTGAAGTGTTTGGCCGGATTGATACAATCTACAATGTGAAGTTTAAGCAATATCTGAAGATCACTCTGTCCTTGTTCTCCTTTGCTCTGGGCTTCTATCTGCTGCTGAAAGTGCTGGGAGTGGATTTGCTGTGGTCAGTGGAGAAAGCCCAGAGATGGTGTGCCCGACCAGAGTGGGTCCACATCGACAGCACTCCCTTCGCTGGTCTGGTCAGGAACATGGGGGCCTTGTTCGGATTGGGATTAGCTCTCAACTCCCCCATTTACGTCGAAAGCTGTAAAGGGAAGAGGAGCCAGCAGTTCAGCTTCAGACTAAGTTGTATAGTGGCTTCATTGCTCATCCTGCACCTGTTTGACTCAGTGAAGCCCCCGACTCAGACGGAATTCCTGTTTTACTTTCTGTCTTTCTGTAAGAGTGCCGCAGTACCTCTGGCTGCTGTAGTGTTTGTTCCGTACTGTGTGTCACAAATTGTGAACCGAGAGGAGAAGGAAAAGTTTCTATAG